The genomic DNA CATCCGGCCGAGCACAAATCACGACGCAAAGTGACGTCTACTCACTCGGCGCGATTCTGTATGCACTTTTCACGGGCCAACCACCTCATGCCGGCGCATCGGCAGCGGAGGTCTTGCGAAGCGTACTGCAAGACGAACCCACACCACCTCGAAGCCTAGCCAAAGAACTGCCAGCGTCGCTCGAAAACATTTGCCTCAAAGCAATTAGCAAGGATGCGACCGATCGCTACGCTACCGCGGATGCGATGGCCGATGATCTACAAGACTTTCTCGATGGCAATCCCGTAGCCGCCGATGAAAGTGGTGTGTTTGGTCAAGTCGCTCGGGAATTGAGACGTGATCAGCACCAAAGTTTCTTCGTCAACTGGAGCCGTTCGCTGGCGATCATTGGTGGCATCATTTTCGTTGCCCACTGCGCCATCTTTTCGCTCAACGCGTGGAACTTTCCTCGGTCGATTTCTTTTTGGATCCCTCGAGTCGCAATGTTTACCGCCATCGCGCTCGTCATCTATCGTGCCAAAGGTGGACGACTGACACCACGTACGGTGGCTGAAAGACCGGTCTATTCCATCTGGCTCGGCTACATGGGATCGCTGTTCGCGATCAATGCTTTGACGCTAACGAACGTCATTCCCATCTCATCCGTTTTCCCTCTCACGTCAACACTCAGCGGCTTCGGTTTTTTGGCCATGAGCGGTCACGTTTGGGGAGCCTCCGCAATACTCGGGGCAGCGTTCTTGATCGTCGGCATGGTCATGCCGATGATGGGGAACGCTGCACCGCTGGTCTTTGGTGCTCAGTGGTTTCTGAGCTTATCCTTGCTTGCGAATCACTACCGCCATCGACATTCAACGTGATGGAAGCGTTACCGTCATAAACCAGCGACGTTCATCTCGATCACGTACGCCGATTTCGATGCCGTGATGAATAGATGTTTCTTCTGAGACCCCGCGAATGTGACGTTAGCAGTCCAACCCTCAGGCACATCAATCGTTTGAACTTTCTCGCCTTCGGAATTGAACACCGTCACGCCCTCGTTGTTGGTCAAGTAAACATTCCGTTGTTCGTCGATCGTCAACCCATCACTTCCCATTTTGCAAAACACTTTTTTGTCATTCAGAGAACCGTCTTCGGCAATCGAGTAGCGGTAGACCGTTTTGGCATCGATGTCAGCAACGTACAACTGACGACGCTTGGCATCACCGATAATTCCGTTGGGCTGAGTTAGGTCGGATGCCACGCGAGTAACATTGCCATCGCTGGTAACACGAAAAACGCTGCGAGGGTGGTTATCAGGAAACTTCTTTGTCCAATAAGGTCGTTGGTAAAGCGGATCTGTGAAATAGATCGAACCGTCCCGGTCTACCCAACAATCATTGGGACCGCTCATGTCACGTCCTTCAAAGCCTTTCGCCAGAACCTCATGTTCTTTTGTGTCGAGGTCGATCGACCATAACTCATTCTTTTCATCAGCACACGCGATCAATCGAGCCCGGGGTTGCGATCCAAAGTAAAGGCCGTTGCTGCGACCGCAGGGTTGCAACCAAGTTTGAACTTTGTCGGCGGCAAAGTCATAAAACAGAATCTGATCATTGGGTTGGTCAGTGAAGTACACATTGCCCTGATCATCGGCCGCTGGTCCTTCGGTAAACATAAGGCCCGACGCGACTTTCTTCAGCGTGGCTCCATCCGCGGTTACTTTCGCAGCAGTGGCTTGAGCCAAGGCGACGTTGCTAACAGCCAATAAAAAAAGCCCGCACAAGACGGGCTTCAAGCGATTGAGTCGATTCATGAGATCTCGAAAGGCAGAGGAACGAAACGTAGGAGTCGTTCATTCTAGCTGCCGCGTGATCATCGCGCGTGTTGCTCGATCATATTCATCAAATCATCCGTTGGCTGCTGAAGAGTCATCACGCGAGACGTCGCAGCAGGATTTCGTCGGTCACGAACAATCACGATTACTTCCTGATCCGACGTCTCGGTTGGCATCGTAGTTCTTGCACCCGGAAGTGCCGCCAATCGTTCCGCCGGAGGCTCCATCGAAAGCGAAGGAGAATCGAATTGCTGGCTGACCTGGGCGATTTCCTGGGTCGCGGTTCCCCCACGCTGATACAGTTTGGCTAAACCAACCCGATCGAGTTGCCATTGGATGTTGCCGGGACCGGCATAAATACCAACGTCGTTTTGGTAGTCGGCTGCGTTACAAACGCCGATCAAGAAACCTCGGTCGTCGAACAAACCGCCACCGCTGCGACCATCAATGGGAGCATCACCGATCTCGATATTCGACGATCCTAGATGCTGATTGTATTTGTTCACGCCAGTGATTCGAGTGTCGCGACGAGAAGGATCGTCGCCTCGATCACAGCCGAACGAAAACACCGATTGTCCAGTACGAGGAACTTCGCCGGCCTGAATCACGGGAATCGGTTGAACGGGGAAACCGGGACGTATCGTAACCAGCGCAATATCGCGATCATCAGCGTCATAATCGAGCACGTGACCTTCGACGGTTCGTGTCTGCCCGCCGATGAACAAGTCGACTTCGATCTTGCCATCGCCTTTGGTTTCGCGAAACAGGTGGCCGCAGGTCAGCACCAATGCTTCGTCGCCATGTGTGTCGATGATGGTTCCGGTTCCCGCACCATAGCCGCGTCCATCATGAACACGCAGGCGAACCGTTGCTGCTTCCGCACGTTCGATGGCCGACGCAAGCGATACGCTGGGCATCGGTTCGGATACATTGCCTTGGGCCGATGAATCGGCCGCCGAAGCATTTGACGAAGGTGTGTTGGCCGCCGAAGTAAATTGATGCGACGACGAATTTGAACCG from Rubripirellula amarantea includes the following:
- a CDS encoding serine/threonine protein kinase, encoding MKFHTDDAEPFDFETVMAEYLERIDAGESPDPAQYIQQYPQFADDLRTFFRNHHWLGGPSSVDLADSWGESLIGQTIGTYSIESEIARGGMGVVYRAHQAGLGRPVALKLISSGVLASREERRRFRIEAEAAAKLQHPGIVAIHEIGSWQGYEYFSMALVEGPTLQQAINNTPYTVDQSVRLMIDIARAVGFAHRAGILHRDLKPDNILLSENGQPLLTDFGLAKWHQDGTLLTRTGQVLGTPHYMSPEQASGRAQITTQSDVYSLGAILYALFTGQPPHAGASAAEVLRSVLQDEPTPPRSLAKELPASLENICLKAISKDATDRYATADAMADDLQDFLDGNPVAADESGVFGQVARELRRDQHQSFFVNWSRSLAIIGGIIFVAHCAIFSLNAWNFPRSISFWIPRVAMFTAIALVIYRAKGGRLTPRTVAERPVYSIWLGYMGSLFAINALTLTNVIPISSVFPLTSTLSGFGFLAMSGHVWGASAILGAAFLIVGMVMPMMGNAAPLVFGAQWFLSLSLLANHYRHRHST
- a CDS encoding SMP-30/gluconolactonase/LRE family protein, which gives rise to MNRLNRLKPVLCGLFLLAVSNVALAQATAAKVTADGATLKKVASGLMFTEGPAADDQGNVYFTDQPNDQILFYDFAADKVQTWLQPCGRSNGLYFGSQPRARLIACADEKNELWSIDLDTKEHEVLAKGFEGRDMSGPNDCWVDRDGSIYFTDPLYQRPYWTKKFPDNHPRSVFRVTSDGNVTRVASDLTQPNGIIGDAKRRQLYVADIDAKTVYRYSIAEDGSLNDKKVFCKMGSDGLTIDEQRNVYLTNNEGVTVFNSEGEKVQTIDVPEGWTANVTFAGSQKKHLFITASKSAYVIEMNVAGL
- a CDS encoding trypsin-like peptidase domain-containing protein, with translation MLSRKVLLTSLAWMLVVVTQSSAAWATGAILINFTSDRCPPCQAMKPVLAGLERVGVPVRHVNVESELAVASRYGIRKTPTFVVISGGKEVTRLVGMQTAQQLQEALQTDPSGPIYQTNSEMSGLADIPAPKTRLAPISQPQNLRPTFQDRGSNSSSHQFTSAANTPSSNASAADSSAQGNVSEPMPSVSLASAIERAEAATVRLRVHDGRGYGAGTGTIIDTHGDEALVLTCGHLFRETKGDGKIEVDLFIGGQTRTVEGHVLDYDADDRDIALVTIRPGFPVQPIPVIQAGEVPRTGQSVFSFGCDRGDDPSRRDTRITGVNKYNQHLGSSNIEIGDAPIDGRSGGGLFDDRGFLIGVCNAADYQNDVGIYAGPGNIQWQLDRVGLAKLYQRGGTATQEIAQVSQQFDSPSLSMEPPAERLAALPGARTTMPTETSDQEVIVIVRDRRNPAATSRVMTLQQPTDDLMNMIEQHAR